The following are from one region of the Pseudomonas putida genome:
- a CDS encoding alpha/beta fold hydrolase, whose amino-acid sequence MTTLSWIRGVNGTLGRLAPEHVAGKMRRAFMTPRNLPPRDWELPMLASAERITLRFGLSALRWGKGPTVLLMHGWEGRPTQFAALIETLVQAGHTVVSLEGPGHGRSPGEQANVVLFARALLEAAAELPPLRAVIGHSMGGASVLLALQMGLRTEAAVSIAAPARLLGVLRGFAHRLGLPARARAAFIRQVERDVGMQIARLDVTGYQLELPGLVVHAADDALVAADEAQVIHKAWFDSRLMLLEAGGHQRVLSDPRLSEAVLELLARAGAVPVGAALCRDGAR is encoded by the coding sequence ATGACTACCCTGAGCTGGATTCGTGGTGTCAATGGCACCCTGGGCCGCCTGGCCCCCGAGCACGTCGCGGGCAAGATGCGCCGTGCCTTCATGACGCCGCGCAACCTGCCGCCACGGGATTGGGAGTTGCCCATGCTGGCCAGCGCCGAGCGCATTACCCTGCGCTTCGGCTTGTCTGCCCTGCGCTGGGGCAAGGGGCCGACCGTGCTGCTGATGCACGGCTGGGAAGGGCGGCCGACCCAGTTTGCCGCGTTGATCGAAACCTTGGTCCAGGCCGGGCACACGGTGGTATCGCTGGAGGGACCGGGGCATGGGCGCTCGCCCGGCGAGCAGGCCAATGTGGTGCTGTTTGCCCGTGCGCTGCTGGAGGCTGCCGCAGAACTGCCGCCGTTGCGCGCGGTGATTGGCCATTCCATGGGCGGTGCCAGTGTCTTGCTGGCCTTGCAGATGGGGCTGCGCACAGAGGCAGCGGTCAGCATTGCAGCCCCGGCGCGACTGTTGGGCGTACTGCGTGGCTTTGCCCATCGTCTGGGGCTGCCAGCGCGGGCGCGTGCGGCGTTCATTCGCCAGGTGGAGCGGGATGTGGGCATGCAGATTGCGCGGCTGGATGTGACGGGTTACCAGCTGGAGTTGCCGGGGTTGGTGGTGCATGCCGCCGATGATGCCTTGGTGGCCGCTGATGAAGCCCAGGTGATCCACAAGGCCTGGTTCGATAGCCGCCTGATGTTGCTGGAGGCGGGTGGCCACCAGCGGGTGCTGTCCGACCCTCGCCTGAGTGAGGCGGTGCTGGAGCTGCTGGCCCGGGCTGGCGCGGTCCCTGTAGGAGCGGCCTTGTGTCGCGATGGGGCGCGGTAG
- a CDS encoding MDR family MFS transporter has product MAGDQLLRPTAEPTRQDWIAVMSVMLGAFMAVLDIQITNSSLKDIQGALSATLEEGSWISTSYLVAEIIMIPLTAWLVQLLSARRLAVWVSGGFLLSSLLCSMAWNLESMILFRALQGFTGGALIPLAFTLTLIKLPEHHRAKGMAMFAMTATFAPSIGPTLGGWLTENWGWEYIFYINIPPGLVMIAGLLYGLEKKDAHWELLKSTDYAGIVTLGLGLGCLQVFLEEGHRKDWLESQLIVSLGSIALVSLITFVILQFSKPHPLINLRILGNRNFGLSSIASLGMGVGLYGSIYLLPLYLAQVQGYNALQIGEVIMWMGIPQLFLIPLVPLLMKVVSPKVLCALGFCLFGAASFGSGVLNPDFAGPQFNHIQIIRAIGQPMIMVTISLIATAYIQPQDAGSASSLFNILRNLGGAIGIALLATLLDARTKVYFDYLRESVVPSNPQVAERLAQLAERLGNDNAALGKLSEITHQQALIMAYNDAFHFVGIGLAVSMVAVLLTRKLPEGLKAGEAH; this is encoded by the coding sequence ATGGCCGGTGACCAGCTGCTCAGGCCCACCGCGGAGCCAACCCGACAGGACTGGATAGCGGTAATGAGCGTGATGCTCGGCGCCTTCATGGCCGTGCTGGACATCCAGATCACCAACTCGTCGCTCAAGGATATCCAGGGCGCACTGTCGGCGACGCTGGAGGAAGGCTCGTGGATTTCCACCTCTTACCTGGTCGCGGAAATCATCATGATCCCGCTCACCGCCTGGCTGGTACAGCTGTTGTCGGCGCGGCGCCTGGCGGTGTGGGTTTCCGGCGGTTTCCTGCTGTCGTCGCTGTTGTGCTCGATGGCCTGGAACCTGGAGAGCATGATCCTGTTCCGCGCCCTGCAGGGTTTTACCGGCGGTGCACTGATCCCGCTGGCCTTCACCCTGACCCTGATCAAACTGCCCGAACACCACCGCGCCAAGGGCATGGCCATGTTCGCCATGACCGCCACCTTCGCGCCGTCCATCGGCCCGACCCTGGGCGGCTGGCTGACCGAGAACTGGGGCTGGGAATACATTTTCTACATCAATATCCCACCGGGCCTGGTGATGATCGCCGGCCTGCTGTACGGGCTGGAGAAGAAGGACGCGCATTGGGAGCTGCTTAAAAGTACCGATTACGCCGGCATCGTCACCCTGGGCCTGGGGCTGGGCTGCCTGCAGGTGTTTCTGGAAGAAGGCCACCGCAAGGACTGGCTGGAATCGCAGCTGATCGTCAGCCTGGGCAGCATCGCCCTGGTCAGCCTGATCACCTTCGTGATCCTGCAGTTTTCCAAGCCACACCCGCTGATCAACCTGCGCATCCTTGGTAACCGCAACTTTGGCCTGTCGAGCATCGCCAGCCTGGGCATGGGGGTGGGCTTGTACGGGTCGATCTACCTGTTGCCGCTGTACCTGGCGCAGGTGCAGGGCTACAACGCCTTGCAGATCGGCGAGGTGATCATGTGGATGGGCATCCCGCAGCTGTTCCTGATCCCGCTGGTGCCGCTACTGATGAAAGTGGTGTCGCCCAAGGTGTTGTGCGCCCTGGGCTTCTGCCTGTTCGGCGCCGCCAGTTTCGGCTCGGGGGTGCTCAACCCGGATTTTGCCGGGCCGCAGTTCAACCATATCCAGATCATCCGTGCCATTGGCCAGCCAATGATCATGGTGACAATCTCGCTGATCGCCACGGCGTATATTCAGCCGCAGGATGCGGGTTCGGCGTCGAGCCTGTTCAATATCCTGCGCAATCTGGGCGGTGCGATCGGCATTGCACTGCTGGCCACCCTGCTGGATGCACGGACCAAGGTGTATTTCGATTACCTGAGGGAGTCGGTGGTGCCGAGCAACCCGCAGGTGGCGGAGCGATTGGCGCAACTGGCGGAGCGGCTGGGCAATGACAATGCGGCGCTGGGCAAGTTGAGCGAGATCACTCACCAGCAGGCGTTGATAATGGCCTACAACGATGCGTTCCACTTTGTGGGAATCGGGTTGGCGGTGAGCATGGTGGCGGTGTTGTTGACCCGCAAGTTGCCAGAGGGGCTGAAAGCGGGAGAAGCACATTGA
- the gltX gene encoding glutamate--tRNA ligase, giving the protein MTTVRTRIAPSPTGDPHVGTAYIALFNYCFAKQHGGEFILRIEDTDQLRSTRESEQQIFDALRWLGIEWNEGPDVGGPHGPYRQSERGEIYARYAKELVDAGHAFYCFCTAEELEQMRAEQQARGETPRYDGRALLLSAEEVQRRLDAGEPHVIRMKVPSEGVCVVPDMLRGDVEIPWDRMDMQVLMKNDGLPTYFLANVVDDHLMGITHVLRGEEWLPSAPKLIKLYEYFGWEQPKLCYMPLLRNPDKSKLSKRKNPTSVTFYERMGFMPEAMLNYLGRMGWSMPDEREKFSLAEMVEHFDLSRISLGGPIFDIEKLSWLNGQWLRELPVEEFAARLQKWAFNSDYMMKIAPHVQGRVETFSQVAPLGGFFFEGALKLDAKLFESKKLSADQVRQVIQLILWKLESLRQWEKERITGCIQAVVEALELKLRDAMPLMFAAITGQASSVSVLDAMEILGPDLTRYRLRQALDLLGGVSKKENKEWEKLLASIA; this is encoded by the coding sequence ATGACCACCGTACGCACGCGTATCGCGCCATCGCCGACCGGCGACCCCCATGTCGGCACCGCCTACATCGCCCTGTTCAACTACTGCTTTGCCAAGCAGCACGGCGGTGAGTTCATCCTGCGCATCGAAGACACCGACCAGTTGCGCTCCACGCGCGAGTCGGAGCAGCAGATCTTCGATGCCCTGCGCTGGCTCGGCATCGAATGGAACGAAGGCCCGGACGTCGGTGGCCCGCACGGCCCGTACCGGCAGAGCGAGCGTGGCGAGATCTACGCCAGGTACGCCAAGGAGCTGGTTGACGCCGGCCATGCCTTCTACTGCTTCTGCACTGCCGAAGAGCTGGAGCAGATGCGCGCCGAGCAGCAAGCTCGCGGCGAAACCCCGCGCTACGATGGCCGCGCGCTGCTGCTGAGCGCCGAAGAAGTGCAGCGCCGTCTGGACGCTGGCGAGCCGCACGTGATCCGCATGAAAGTGCCGAGCGAAGGCGTGTGCGTGGTGCCGGACATGCTGCGTGGTGATGTCGAGATCCCGTGGGACCGCATGGACATGCAGGTGCTGATGAAGAACGACGGCCTGCCGACGTACTTCCTGGCCAACGTGGTCGATGACCACCTGATGGGCATCACCCACGTGCTGCGCGGCGAAGAGTGGCTGCCATCGGCCCCCAAGCTGATCAAACTTTACGAATACTTCGGCTGGGAGCAGCCCAAGCTGTGCTACATGCCGCTGCTGCGTAACCCGGACAAGTCCAAGCTGTCCAAGCGCAAGAACCCGACCTCGGTGACGTTCTACGAGCGCATGGGCTTCATGCCCGAGGCGATGCTCAACTACCTGGGCCGCATGGGCTGGTCGATGCCGGACGAGCGCGAGAAGTTCTCGCTGGCCGAGATGGTCGAGCACTTCGACCTGTCGCGTATCTCGCTGGGCGGCCCGATCTTCGACATCGAGAAGCTGTCCTGGCTGAACGGCCAGTGGCTGCGCGAACTGCCGGTCGAGGAGTTTGCCGCGCGCCTGCAGAAGTGGGCGTTCAACAGCGACTACATGATGAAGATTGCCCCGCACGTGCAAGGCCGGGTGGAAACCTTCAGCCAGGTTGCCCCGCTGGGCGGCTTCTTCTTCGAGGGTGCGCTGAAGCTCGACGCCAAACTGTTCGAAAGCAAGAAACTGTCGGCCGACCAGGTGCGCCAGGTGATCCAGCTGATCCTGTGGAAGCTCGAAAGCCTGCGTCAGTGGGAAAAAGAGCGCATCACCGGTTGCATCCAGGCCGTGGTCGAGGCGCTGGAACTGAAGCTGCGTGACGCCATGCCGCTGATGTTCGCCGCCATCACCGGCCAGGCCAGCTCGGTGTCGGTGCTCGATGCCATGGAAATCCTCGGCCCGGACCTGACCCGCTACCGCCTGCGCCAGGCCCTGGACCTGCTGGGTGGGGTGTCGAAGAAAGAAAACAAAGAGTGGGAAAAGCTGCTGGCCTCGATTGCCTGA
- a CDS encoding tRNA-dihydrouridine synthase, translated as MQIALAPMEGLVDNILRDVLTRVGGIDWCVTEFIRVCDRLLPPSSFDKLAPELRNGARTAAGVPMRVQLLGSDPVCLAENAALACELGAPVIDLNFGCPAKTVNKSRGGAVLLKEPELLHAIVREVRRAVPTDIPVTSKMRLGFDSPDDALECATALAEGGSAHLVVHARTKVEGYKPPAHWEWVARVQDVVKVPVFANGEIWTVDDWRRCREVSGAEDIMLGRGLVSRPDLGLQIAAARDGREYQPLSWADLLPLLREFWRQAQAKLSPRYAPGRMKQWLAMLTRSYPEAVVLFAELRREDDCTRISRLLGVEVASFETCVA; from the coding sequence ATGCAAATTGCCCTGGCCCCCATGGAGGGGCTGGTCGACAACATCCTGCGCGACGTGCTGACCCGCGTGGGCGGTATCGACTGGTGCGTCACCGAGTTCATCCGCGTGTGCGACCGCCTGCTGCCGCCTTCCTCGTTCGACAAGCTGGCGCCCGAGTTGCGCAATGGCGCGCGGACCGCCGCCGGGGTACCCATGCGTGTGCAGCTGTTGGGCTCGGACCCTGTATGCCTGGCGGAAAACGCCGCGCTGGCCTGTGAGCTGGGGGCGCCGGTGATCGACCTGAACTTCGGTTGCCCGGCCAAGACCGTGAACAAGTCCCGTGGTGGCGCGGTGTTGCTCAAGGAGCCGGAGCTGCTGCACGCCATCGTGCGCGAGGTGCGGCGTGCCGTGCCGACGGATATTCCGGTCACTTCGAAGATGCGCCTGGGCTTCGACAGCCCTGATGACGCGCTGGAGTGTGCCACGGCGCTGGCTGAAGGCGGCTCGGCACACCTGGTGGTGCATGCGCGGACCAAGGTCGAGGGCTACAAGCCGCCGGCCCACTGGGAGTGGGTGGCGCGGGTGCAGGATGTGGTCAAGGTGCCGGTGTTCGCCAATGGCGAGATCTGGACCGTGGACGACTGGCGGCGCTGTCGAGAGGTCAGTGGCGCCGAAGACATCATGCTGGGGCGTGGGCTGGTCTCTCGGCCCGACCTGGGGCTGCAGATTGCCGCGGCGCGTGACGGGCGGGAGTACCAGCCGCTGAGCTGGGCCGATTTGCTGCCGTTGCTGCGTGAATTCTGGCGCCAGGCCCAGGCCAAGCTGTCGCCACGCTATGCACCGGGGCGGATGAAGCAATGGCTGGCGATGCTGACCCGCAGTTATCCCGAAGCGGTTGTGTTGTTTGCCGAATTGCGGCGGGAAGATGATTGCACGCGGATCAGCCGGTTGCTGGGGGTTGAGGTGGCTTCCTTCGAAACTTGTGTTGCCTGA
- a CDS encoding HlyD family secretion protein, translating to MPAQLKRRLLVFFTLVAIIALAFLGHWYFKGRFYESTDNAYVQGEITRISSQLSARIDEVRVEDNQHVSKGDLLVRLEAADFELAMQRARAALATREAEHVQAQSRLTQQASLIAAGQAQVAANQATFDRSRLDLNRAEKLRKPGFISEERVTTLSADSHVAGSQVDKARADLQSQRQQVNALTAELKRLDAQISNARADLAQAELNLTRCEIRAPISGSIGQRNARNGQVVQAGAYLLSIVPDEDIWVQANFKETQIGRMQPGQRAELLFDSYPDTPIEGRVDSLFAASGAQFSLLPPDNATGNFTKVVQRIPVKLTFRADNPLHGRIRPGMSVTATVDLRSENEGHNGR from the coding sequence ATGCCTGCCCAACTCAAACGCCGCCTGCTGGTCTTCTTCACCCTGGTGGCCATCATCGCCCTCGCCTTTCTGGGCCACTGGTACTTCAAGGGTCGCTTCTACGAAAGCACCGACAACGCCTATGTACAGGGCGAGATCACGCGTATTTCCAGCCAGTTGAGCGCGCGCATCGACGAGGTCCGGGTCGAGGACAACCAGCACGTCAGCAAAGGCGACCTGCTGGTGCGCCTGGAGGCCGCCGACTTCGAACTGGCCATGCAGCGCGCCCGTGCCGCCCTGGCCACCCGCGAAGCCGAACACGTGCAGGCGCAAAGCCGCCTGACCCAGCAAGCCAGCCTGATCGCTGCCGGCCAGGCCCAGGTGGCGGCCAACCAGGCCACCTTCGACCGCTCACGCCTGGACCTGAACCGTGCCGAGAAGCTGCGCAAGCCAGGGTTCATATCGGAAGAACGGGTCACCACGCTGTCTGCGGACAGCCACGTCGCCGGCTCGCAGGTCGACAAGGCCCGTGCCGACCTGCAAAGCCAGCGCCAGCAGGTCAATGCACTGACCGCCGAGCTCAAACGCCTCGACGCGCAAATCAGCAACGCCCGCGCCGACCTGGCCCAGGCCGAACTGAACCTGACCCGCTGCGAAATCCGTGCACCGATCAGCGGCAGCATCGGCCAGCGCAACGCGCGCAATGGCCAGGTAGTACAGGCCGGTGCCTACCTGCTGTCGATCGTGCCGGATGAAGACATCTGGGTGCAGGCCAATTTCAAGGAAACCCAGATCGGCCGCATGCAGCCCGGCCAGCGTGCCGAACTGCTGTTCGACAGCTACCCCGACACGCCGATCGAAGGCCGGGTCGACAGCCTGTTCGCCGCCTCCGGCGCGCAGTTCAGCCTGCTGCCGCCCGATAACGCCACCGGCAATTTCACCAAGGTGGTACAGCGCATTCCGGTCAAGCTGACCTTCCGTGCCGACAACCCGCTGCACGGGCGCATCCGCCCCGGCATGTCGGTGACCGCCACCGTCGACCTGCGCAGCGAGAACGAAGGCCACAATGGCCGGTGA